From Schizosaccharomyces pombe strain 972h- genome assembly, chromosome: II, the proteins below share one genomic window:
- the csn1 gene encoding COP9/signalosome complex subunit Csn1 — MSLNLLVNQEELKRYLDEYGVWSKIFRALFVARNSKPLRSFCVHYAIKELKEKTYNLELYQSLFEEFQDCFENEQLDVEWVESVTFHRKQNLEQLRRELKAYKNNLIRESIRAAQLDLASFFADVGQFDSALRSYAKVREYCTNAGQIAHLSLELMRISIWIGNYSHVLAFGSRAKSTVSAAMELTSPIYAYCGLANFCLGDYEEALAHFLKVETDTSDGIITKTDISVYISLCALACWDHKRLIQELERNEEFNALSDLDPSLRRCLQAKCNRKYSLLLDTLQQNAQDYSLDMYLAPQLTNLFSLIRERSLLDYLIPYSALPFSKIAVDFHIDENFIEKNLLEIIEAKKLNGKVDSLQKRVYIEPSSEPENFEDIKNIAQTSLLYSKALYLQTLAAMNTENTDDEAPVIAQTNITAEDSQN; from the exons ATGAGCTTAAATCTACTAGTCAATCAGGAAGAATTAAAGAGATATCTGGATGAATATGGTG TATGGTCCAAAATATTTCGCGCGCTGTTTGTCGCCCGTAATTCTAAGCCGTTAAGAAGTTTTTGTGTTCATTATGCcattaaagaattgaaagaaaagacaTATAATCTAGAGTTGTACCAGTCTCTATTCGAGGAGTTTCAAGATTGCTTCGAAAACGAGCAGCTGGACGTAGAATGGGTTGAAAGCGTTACTTTTCATAGGAAACAAAATCTAGAACAATTAAGAAGGGAACTAAAAGCCTATAAAAACAACTTAATACGAGAATCTATAAGA GCGGCACAACTAGATTtagcttctttttttgctgATGTGGGCCAGTTTGATAGTGCTTTAAGATCATATGCCAAAGTTCGCGAATATTGTACAAATGCTGGACAAATTGCTCATTTATCCTTAGAGTTAATGAGAATTTCTATTTGGATTGGTAATTATTCTCATGTACTAGCCTTCGGGTCTCGCGCCAAGTCTACTGTTAGTGCAGCCATGGAGCTAACTAGTCCTATTTATGCATACTGTGGATTGGCCAACTTTTGCTTGGGTGATTACGAAGAGGCCCTGgctcattttttaaaagttgaaaCTGATACCTCTGATGGtattattacaaaaacTGACATTTCAGTGTATATCTCACTTTGTGCACTAGCGTGCTGGGATCATAAACGTCTGATTCAAGAGcttgaaagaaatgaagaGTTCAATGCTTTGTCAGATTTAGACCCTTCCCTGAGACGTTGTTTGCAAGCGAAATGTAATCGCAAATATAGTCTTTTGCTTGATACATTACAGCAAAATGCTCAAGACTATTCTTTAGACATGTATCTGGCTCCTCAATTgacaaatttattttcccTTATTCGGGAGCGTTCACTTCTTGACTATTTAATTCCTTACAGTGCTTTGCCGTTCAGCAAAATTGCAGTTGATTTTCATATTGATGAGAACTTCATtgagaaaaatttattagaaatAATCGAagccaaaaaattaaatggCAAGGTGGACTCTCTTCAAAAG CGTGTTTATATCGAACCTTCTTCAGAGCCTGAAAACTTCGAGgacataaaaaatatcgCGCAAACTAGTTTGCTTTACAGCAAGGCTCTTTACTTACAAACATTGGCGGCGATGAACACTGAAAATACTGACGACGAAGCTCCAGTTATCGCTCAAACGAACATTACCGCGGAAGATTCACAGAACTAA
- a CDS encoding LYHRT family protein (nucleolar RNA-binding protein, human LYAR homolog, involved in rRNA processing) encodes MVSFCCEVCQDIIKKPKLDQHRSRCHGAYFTCIDCNTTFERTDYRNHTSCMTEAQRYQKGLYRPTKKELKKAKMNGNAVNSKELSPNTDNQNTPAGPTKHSLDENEKDKENKKSKKETVSSPAEQLLALTQNQEISLYKLLKKYNKQASKEDSLDSKEVLKHLAITADAKGNYLVKPITK; translated from the exons ATGGTTTCATTTTGCTGTGAAG TTTGTCAAGACATTATAAAAAAGCCCAAATTGGACCAGCATCGCTCTCGTTGCCATGGCGCATACTTTACTTGTATAGACTGCAATACGACTTTTGAAAGGACCGATTACAGAAACCATACTAGCTGTATGACAGAAGCTCAACGCTATCAAAAAGGTCTGTATCGTCCAACAAAGAAAGAGCTAAAAAAAGCTAAGATGAACGGAAATGCTGTCAACTCAAAAGAGCTTTCACCAAACACTGATAATCAAAATACACCTGCTGGTCCCACTAAACACTCGCTTgacgaaaatgaaaaagataaagaGAATAAAAAGTCAAAGAAAGAAACTGTTAGCTCTCCTGCAGAGCAATTGCTAGCACTTACACAAAATCAAGAGATTTCCCTTTATAAGTTGCTTAAGAAGTACAATAAACAAGCTTCAAAAGAGGATTCGTTGGATTCGAAGGAAGTATTAAAGCACCTTGCCATCACCGCTGATGCTAAAGGAAATTATTTGGTTAAACCCATTACCAAGTAA
- the erg10 gene encoding acetyl-CoA C-acetyltransferase Erg10 encodes MVNTEVYIVSAVRTPMGSFGGSFASLPATKLGSIAIKGALERVNIKPSDVDEVFMGNVVSANLGQNPARQCALGAGLPRSIVCTTVNKVCASGMKATILGAQTIMTGNAEIVVAGGTESMSNAPYYAPKNRFGAKYGNVELVDGLLRDGLSDAYDGLPMGNAAELCAEEHSIDRASQDAFAISSYKRAQNAQATKAFEQEIVPVEVPVGRGKPNKLVTEDEEPKNLNEDKLKSVRAVFKSNGTVTAANASTLNDGASALVLMSAAKVKELGLKPLAKIIGWGEAAQDPERFTTSPSLAIPKALKHAGIEASQVDYYEINEAFSVVAVANTKILGLDPERVNINGGGVAMGHPLGSSGSRIICTLAYILAQKDAKIGVAAVCNGGGGASSIVIERV; translated from the exons ATGGTTAACAC aGAGGTTTACATTGTGTCTGCTGTTCGCACACCCATGGGCAGCTTTGGCGGCAGTTTCGCTTCTCTTCCTGCCACCAAATTAGGCTCTATTGCCATCAAGGGCGCTCTTGAAAGGGTCAATATTAAGCCTTCTGATGTTGATGAGGTGTTTATGGGTAATGTCGTCTCAGCCAATCTTGGCCAAAACCCTGCTCGTCAATGCGCCTTAGGTGCTGGACTCCCTCGTTCCATCGTTTGTACTACTGTTAACAAGGTTTGTGCCTCTGGTATGAAGGCAACAATTCTCGGTGCTCAAACTATCATGACTGGAAATGCTGAGATTGTCGTTGCTGGTGGTACCGAGAGCATGTCAAATGCTCCTTACTATGCCCCAAAGAACCGTTTTGGTGCCAAATACGGTAACGTTGAGTTGGTTGACGGTCTCTTACGTGATGGTTTATCTGATGCATATGATGGACTTCCCATGGGTAATGCTGCCGAGCTTTGCGCTGAGGAACACAGCATTGACCGTGCCAGTCAAGACGCCTTTGCCATTTCTTCTTACAAACGTGCTCAAAACGCTCAAGCTACAAAGGCATTTGAACAAGAAATCGTCCCCGTCGAGGTCCCTGTTGGTCGTGGTAAGCCCAACAAGCTTGTTACTGAGGACGAGGAGCCCAAGAACCTTAACGAAGACAAACTCAAATCCGTACGTGCTGTCTTCAAGAGTAACGGTACCGTCACTGCTGCTAATGCTTCTACCTTGAACGATGGTGCTAGCGCTCTTGTTCTCATGTCGGCTGCCAAAGTGAAAGAACTTGGTCTTAAGCCTCTTGCTAAAATTATTGGTTGGGGTGAAGCCGCTCAAGATCCTGAGCGTTTTACCACTTCTCCTTCCCTTGCTATTCCCAAAGCTCTCAAGCATGCAGGTATTGAAGCTTCCCAAGTTGACTATTACGAGATCAATGAAGCCTTTAGTGTTGTTGCTGTTGCCAACACCAAAATTCTTGGATTAGATCCCGAGCGTGTTAACATTAACGGAGGTGGTGTTGCCATGGGTCATCCCTTGGGTAGCAGTGGTTCTCGTATCATTTGTACTTTGGCATATATTCTTGCTCAGAAGGATGCCAAGATTGGTGTAGCTGCTGTTTGCAATGGTGGTGGTGGTGCTTCATCCATTGTTATCGAAAGAGTTTAG
- the git11 gene encoding heterotrimeric G protein gamma subunit Git11, whose translation METEALLNEKISVQQARQEFANYANNIPEPMMVSVAPPKANPSVSSKTKQQQHFKPGKATKDKATTKCCTIS comes from the exons ATGGAAACAGAGGCtttattgaatgaaaaaatatcgGTTCAACAAGCAAGACAGGA ATTTGCTAATTATGCAAATAATATACCGGAACCAATGATGGTATCGGTTGCTCCGCCTAAAGCAAATCCGTCAGTCAGTTCGAAGACAAAGCAGCAGCAGCATTTTAAGCCTGGTAAAGCGACGAAGGATAAGGCCACTACCAAATGCTGTACTATTTCCTAA
- the arg4 gene encoding arginine specific carbamoyl-phosphate synthase Arg4 produces MALWATSMRRAIPGISKAFLGSNRVLETAGVSQLSKHLLPQWSGVPHRKISASATNFNDKVKESNTPDANAYIRSGHIKAAEHEKVKKVVVVGSGGLSIGQAGEFDYSGAQAIKALRESSVHTILINPNIATIQSSHSLADEIYFLPVTAEYLTHLIERENPDGILLTFGGQTALNVGIQLDDMGVFARNHVKVLGTPISTLKTSEDRDLFAKALNEINIPIAESVAVSTVDEALQAAEKVSYPVIIRSAYSLGGLGSGFANNKEELQSMAAKSLSLTPQILVEKSLKGWKEVEYEVVRDAANNCITVCNMENFDPLGIHTGDSIVVAPSQTLSDEEYHMLRTAAIKIIRHLGVVGECNVQYALSPNSLEYRVIEVNARLSRSSALASKATGYPLAYTAAKIALGHTLPELPNAVTKTTTANFEPSLDYVVTKIPRWDLSKFQYVNREIGSSMKSVGEVMAVGRTFEESLQKALRQVDPSFLGFMAMPFKDLDNALSVPTDRRFFAVVEAMLNQGYSIDKIHDLTKIDKWFLSKLANMAKVYKELEEIGSLYGLNKEIMLRAKKTGFSDLQISKLVGASELDVRARRKRLDVHPWVKKIDTLAAEFPAHTNYLYTSYNASSHDIDFNEHGTMVLGSGVYRIGSSVEFDWCGVSCARTLRKLGHSTIMVNYNPETVSTDFDECERLYFEELSYERVMDIYEMETASGIVVSVGGQLPQNIALKLQETGAKVLGTDPLMIDSAEDRHKFSQILDKIGVDQPAWKELTSVAEASKFANAVGYPVLVRPSYVLSGAAMSVIRDESSLKDKLENASAVSPDHPVVITKFIEGARELDVDAVASKGKLLVHAVSEHVENAGVHSGDATIALPPYSLSEDILSRCKEIAEKVCKAFQITGPYNMQIILAQNPDKPDTPDLKVIECNLRASRSFPFVSKTLGVNFIDVATRSIIDQEVPAARDLMAVHRDYVCVKVPQFSWTRLAGADPYLGVEMSSTGEVACFGKDVKEAYWAALQSTQNFKIPLPGQGILLGGDRPELAGIAADLSKLGYKLYVANKDAAKLLQPTSAEVVEFPVKDKRALRAIFEKYNIRSVFNLASARGKNVLDQDYVMRRNAVDFNVTLINDVNCAKLFVESLKEKLPSVLSEKKEMPSEVKRWSEWIGSHDL; encoded by the coding sequence ATGGCATTGTGGGCTACGTCAATGCGTCGTGCCATTCCTGGCATTTCTAAAGCCTTTCTTGGGTCTAACAGAGTTCTTGAAACTGCTGGTGTATCTCAATTGAGTAAACACTTGCTTCCTCAATGGTCCGGTGTTCCACATCGCAAAATTTCCGCCAGTGCCACAAACTTTAACGATAAGGTTAAAGAAAGTAATACCCCAGATGCCAATGCTTATATCCGCTCTGGTCATATTAAGGCCGCCGAGCATGAGAAAGTTAAGAAAGTCGTTGTAGTCGGCTCTGGTGGTTTATCCATTGGCCAAGCCGGTGAATTCGATTATTCGGGCGCTCAAGCTATTAAAGCTTTGCGCGAAAGCTCTGTCCATACTATTCTTATCAATCCTAACATTGCTACTATCCAATCCTCTCATAGCTTAGCTGATGAGATCTACTTCTTGCCTGTCACTGCTGAATACCTTACCCACCTCATTGAACGTGAAAACCCTGATGGCATTCTCCTTACATTCGGTGGTCAAACTGCCCTTAATGTAGGTATCCAATTGGACGACATGGGTGTCTTTGCCCGTAATCATGTCAAGGTGTTGGGTACTCCAATTTCCACTCTTAAAACTTCCGAAGATCGTGATTTATTTGCCAAGGCTTTGAACGAGATCAATATTCCTATTGCTGAATCAGTTGCAGTTTCTACCGTCGATGAAGCTCTTCAGGCTGCCGAAAAGGTTAGTTACCCTGTTATCATCCGTTCAGCGTATTCCCTTGGAGGTCTTGGCTCTGGTTTTGCAAACAATAAGGAGGAATTGCAATCGATGGCTGCTAAGTCATTGTCTTTAACCCCCCAAATTTTGGTTGAAAAATCATTGAAAGGCTGGAAAGAGGTTGAATACGAAGTTGTTCGTGATGCTGCTAACAATTGCATTACCGTCTGTAACATGGAAAACTTTGATCCTCTTGGTATCCATACTGGTGATTCCATCGTCGTTGCCCCCTCTCAAACCCTTTCTGATGAAGAATATCATATGCTCCGTACTGCTGCCATTAAGATTATCCGTCACTTAGGTGTTGTCGGTGAGTGTAACGTGCAATATGCGTTGAGTCCCAACAGTTTGGAATATCGTGTTATCGAGGTAAATGCTCGTCTTTCTCGTTCTTCTGCTTTGGCCTCTAAGGCCACCGGTTACCCATTGGCATACACCGCTGcaaaaattgctttagGTCACACTCTTCCTGAACTTCCCAATGCTGTTACTAAAACTACCACTGCTAACTTTGAACCCTCTTTGGATTATGTTGTTACTAAGATTCCCCGTTGGGATTTGAGCAAGTTCCAATACGTCAATCGCGAAATTGGATCTTCCATGAAAAGTGTCGGTGAAGTTATGGCCGTTGGTCGTACTTTTGAGGAATCTCTTCAAAAGGCATTGCGTCAAGTCGATCCCTCCTTTTTGGGTTTTATGGCCATGCCCTTCAAGGATTTAGACAATGCCCTCAGTGTACCCACCGATCGTCGCTTCTTTGCTGTTGTTGAGGCAATGCTTAACCAAGGCTATTCTATTGATAAAATTCATGATTTGACCAAGATTGACAAATGGTTCTTGAGCAAACTCGCGAATATGGCTAAGGTTTACAAAGAGTTGGAAGAAATTGGTTCTTTGTATGGacttaataaagaaatcatGTTGCGTGCTAAAAAGACTGGTTTCTCTGATCTTCAAATCTCCAAGCTTGTCGGAGCTTCTGAATTAGACGTTCGCGCTCGTAGAAAACGTCTTGATGTTCATCCCTGGGTTAAGAAGATCGATACCCTCGCAGCAGAATTCCCGGCACATACGAACTACTTGTACACTAGCTACAACGCATCCTCTCATGACATAGATTTTAATGAACATGGAACTATGGTTCTTGGATCTGGTGTCTACCGTATTGGTTCAAGTGTTGAGTTTGATTGGTGCGGTGTCTCTTGTGCTCGTACTCTTAGAAAACTTGGTCATAGCACCATTATGGTTAATTATAATCCTGAAACTGTTTCTACTGACTTTGACGAGTGTGAGCGTTTGTATTTCGAAGAATTGTCCTATGAAAGAGTTATGGATATTTACGAGATGGAAACCGCATCTGGCATTGTAGTAAGTGTTGGTGGTCAACTTCCTCAAAATATCGCCTTGAAGTTACAAGAGACTGGTGCTAAGGTATTGGGTACTGATCCTTTGATGATTGATTCAGCTGAAGACCGTCATAAATTTTCTCAGATTTTAGACAAAATTGGTGTTGACCAACCTGCTTGGAAAGAGCTTACGTCTGTAGCCGAGGCAAGCAAATTTGCAAATGCAGTTGGTTATCCTGTTTTAGTACGTCCTTCCTATGTTTTATCTGGTGCTGCCATGAGTGTTATTCGCGATGAATCTAGTCTAAAGGATAAGTTAGAAAATGCTTCAGCTGTTTCTCCTGATCATCCAGTTGTCATTACCAAGTTTATCGAGGGTGCTCGGGAACTCGATGTTGATGCTGTTGCTTCCAAGGGTAAACTTTTAGTTCATGCCGTTTCGGAACATGTTGAAAACGCAGGTGTTCACTCTGGTGATGCTACTATCGCCCTTCCTCCTTACTCACTTAGCGAAGATATTTTAAGCCGATGTAAAGAAATAGCCGAGAAAGTATGCAAAGCTTTCCAAATTACTGGTCCTTACAACATGCAAATTATCTTGGCCCAAAACCCTGATAAACCTGATACTCCTGACTTGAAGGTTATTGAATGTAACCTTCGTGCTTCTCGTTCATTCCCTTTTGTTTCCAAGACTCTTGGCGTTAACTTCATTGACGTTGCTACTCGTTCTATTATTGATCAAGAAGTACCAGCTGCTCGTGATTTGATGGCTGTGCATCGTGATTATGTTTGCGTTAAAGTTCCCCAGTTCTCCTGGACACGTTTGGCCGGTGCTGACCCTTACCTTGGTGTTGAAATGAGCTCCACTGGTGAAGTTGCTTGTTTCGGTAAGGATGTAAAGGAAGCCTATTGGGCTGCACTTCAGTCTACTCAAAACTTTAAGATTCCTCTTCCAGGTCAAGGTATACTTTTAGGTGGTGATCGACCTGAACTTGCTGGTATTGCTGCTGACCTTTCCAAGCTTGGATATAAACTTTACGTTGCTAATAAAGATGCTGCTAAATTATTACAGCCTACCTCTGCTGAAGTCGTTGAGTTCCCTGTTAAGGACAAGCGTGCTTTACGTGctatatttgaaaaatacaatATTCGCTCGGTTTTCAACTTGGCTTCTGCTCGCGGCAAGAACGTTTTGGATCAAGACTATGTGATGCGCAGAAATGCTGTTGACTTCAACGTCACTCTTATTAATGATGTTAACTGCGCCAAATTGTTTGTTGAGTCCTTGAAGGAGAAGCTCCCTTCCGTTTTATCTgagaagaaggaaatgCCATCAGAAGTCAAGAGATGGAGTGAATGGATCGGATCTCATGATCTTTAG
- the pdp2 gene encoding PWWP domain containing protein produces the protein MTEIKDSSVKDENPGKQEESSIAVESREMSTATNNSKNIETTSSNGAEDIKIQRDVGDDKDLDDKEANDKSSKGLEEESDSKDRKTIETDQPSNNIGDIKSQKSEKSNGNARKETKQSERVNYKPGMRVLTKMSGFPWWPSMVVTESKMTSVARKSKPKRAGTFYPVIFFPNKEYLWTGSDSLTPLTSEAISQFLEKPKPKTASLIKAYKMAQSTPDLDSLSVPSSESEVSEEESDQEMSEPSPIEEDYNDTKARRITRKGTKKKTVTFDPSLESVPQKRLNASSNVSSNPAKKTRVSPRRSTAASKKKSPSSKRASSDEIEKDKEEEEGSVANEEDVAKRTFHSREQSLLFLRHKLQSSLLSPKQDLSQVDYKLVHNYLDKLANFQGIDVPLIQKTKIAVVVRKIFSLAGLPKENEDEVKSICGDILENRWKSLLQEISSQKQLSTDASQTQDASIANENETEIASLDEGSESKPTPSPPAEQLTDQKQNEDNEDKVKADSNGPTQNENETADASKDMISEEKSSKDADNSLEVAGKDFAEDGTEQTPNLAEPEDGVAAVDLSTGQK, from the coding sequence ATGACTGAAATAAAGGATTCAAGCGTAAAGGATGAAAATCCTGGAAAACAAGAAGAGTCTTCTATTGCAGTTGAATCACGAGAAATGTCAACGGCAACTAACAATTCGAAAAATATCGAAACCACCAGTTCGAATGGAGCAGAAGATATTAAAATCCAAAGGGATGTAGGTGATGATAAGGATTTGGACGATAAGGAAGCAAATGACAAAAGTTCAAAAGGTTTGGAAGAGGAATCTGATTCCAAAGATAGGAAAACTATAGAAACGGATCAGCCTTCCAATAATATTGGCGATataaaaagtcaaaaatCTGAGAAGTCTAACGGCAATGCGAGAAAAGAAACCAAACAATCTGAACGCGTCAATTATAAGCCTGGAATGCGcgttttaacaaaaatgtcGGGATTCCCATGGTGGCCTAGTATGGTCGTTACAGAGAGCAAAATGACCAGCGTCGCGAGAAAGTCTAAACCAAAGCGTGCAGGAACATTTTATCCCGTAATTTTCTTTCCCAACAAGGAATACCTATGGACAGGATCTGATTCTCTTACTCCTTTAACTTCAGAGGCCATATCACAATTCTTGGAAAAACCCAAGCCAAAAACTGCTAGTTTGATTAAAGCTTATAAAATGGCTCAAAGTACACCAGATCTGGACTCGTTGTCCGTTCCTTCTTCCGAATCAGAAGtttctgaagaagaatctGACCAAGAAATGTCGGAACCATCTCCAATAGAAGAAGATTATAATGATACGAAAGCTAGACGCATTACTAGGAAAGgtacaaagaaaaaaaccgTAACATTTGACCCTTCACTTGAATCCGTACCACAAAAACGCCTCAATGCATCCTCAAACGTTAGTTCGAACCCTGCAAAAAAAACTCGTGTTTCTCCTCGGCGTAGTACTGCTGCttctaaaaagaaaagccCTTCATCTAAAAGAGCATCCTCCGACGAGATAGAAAAGgataaagaagaagaagagggCTCTGTCGCTAATGAAGAAGACGTTGCAAAGAGAACTTTTCACTCACGAGAGCAATCTTTGTTGTTTCTTCGACACAAATTACAAAGCAGCCTGTTATCACCAAAACAGGACCTTAGTCAAGTCGACTATAAATTAGTTCATAATTATCTAGACAAGCTCGCAAACTTCCAAGGTATTGATGTTCCATTAATCCAGAAAACTAAAATTGCTGTTGTCGTGAGGAAGATTTTTTCCTTAGCTGGActtccaaaagaaaatgaggACGAAGTCAAAAGCATATGTGGAGATATTTTGGAGAACAGATGGAAATCTTTGCTGCAGGAGATTTCATCTCAAAAACAACTGTCAACCGATGCTTCACAAACACAGGATGCATCAATagcaaatgaaaatgaaaccGAGATAGCTTCTCTTGATGAAGGCTCTGAATCAAAACCAACGCCGTCTCCACCAGCTGAACAGCTCACGGATCAAAAGCAGAATGAAGACAACGAGGATAAAGTTAAAGCTGATTCCAACGGACCAACACAAAACGAGAACGAAACAGCTGATGCTTCAAAAGACATGATAAGTGAAGAGAAAAGTAGCAAGGATGCCGATAATTCTTTAGAAGTTGCTGGTAAAGATTTTGCTGAAGATGGTACCGAACAAACTCCAAATCTAGCTGAACCTGAGGATGGCGTAGCAGCAGTAGATTTGTCAACTGGTCAAAAATAG
- the pfd5 gene encoding prefoldin subunit 5, producing the protein MAEGNKAVDLTSLSLEQLSEVIKQLDSELEYLSTSYGQLGRAQLKFRECLANVNDAVRAENDGKEVLVPLTSSLYVPGKLNLGNSKLLVDIGTGYYVEKSAGEATEYYKRKCEYLASSIENLNNAIDAKSVQIRAVQNIMQQKATATTAATKSS; encoded by the exons ATGGCTGAAGGTAATAAAGCGGTCGATTTGACTTCTCTCAGCTTGGAGCAATTATCAGAAGTTATAAAACAGTTAGATTCTGAGCTAGAGTATCTATCGACCTCCTATGGACAACTAGGACGTGCTCAATTGAAATTTCGTGAATGCCTGGCAAACGTTAACGATGCTGTGCGGGCTGAGAACGATG GAAAGGAGGTTTTGGTACCTTTGACTTCAAGCTTGTATGTTCCTGGAAAGCTGAATTTAGGAAACAGTAAATTGTTGGTCGATATTGGGACTGGTTATTACGTTGAAAAg TCCGCTGGAGAAGCTACCgaatattataaaagaaaatgtgaATATCTCGCCAGCAGTATCGAGAACCTCAACAATGCCATTGACGCAAAATCAGTTCAAATTAGAG CCGTTCAAAACATTATGCAACAAAAGGCAACAGCTACAACAGCTGCAACTAAATCTTCATAA
- the gpd1 gene encoding glycerol-3-phosphate dehydrogenase Gpd1 has translation MSGYGQQGVSAANIDSIRPKKRLSIGVVGSGNWGTAIAKICGENARAHGHHFRSKVRMWVFEEEIEYKGEKRKLTEVFNEAHENVKYLPGIECPPNVIAVPDVREVARRADILVFVVPHQFIERVCDQMVGLIRPGAVGISCIKGVAVSKEGVRLYSEVISEKLGIYCGVLSGANVANEVAREQFCETTIGFNPPNEVDIPREQIAAVFDRPYFSVVSVDDVAGVALGGALKNVVAMAVGFADGLEWGGNTKAAIMRRGLLEMQKFATTFFDSDPRTMVEQSCGIADLVTSCLGGRNNRCAEAFVKTGKSLETLEKELLGGQLLQGAATSKDVHEFLLTKDMVKDFPLFTAVYNISYEDMDPKDLIIVLQPLKEDSENEGGTETE, from the coding sequence ATGTCTGGATATGGTCAACAAGGTGTTTCTGCTGCCAACATCGACAGCATCCGCCCCAAGAAACGTTTGTCAATTGGTGTAGTTGGCTCCGGTAACTGGGGTACTGCCATTGCCAAGATTTGCGGTGAAAATGCCCGTGCCCACGGTCACCATTTCAGAAGTAAGGTCCGCATGTGGGTCTTTGAGGAGGAGATTGAGTACAAGGGTGAGAAGAGAAAGCTCACCGAAGTATTCAACGAAGCTCACGAGAATGTCAAATACTTACCCGGCATCGAATGCCCTCCCAACGTTATTGCCGTCCCCGATGTTCGTGAGGTCGCTAGACGTGCCGACATCCTTGTCTTTGTCGTTCCTCATCAATTTATTGAACGCGTTTGCGACCAAATGGTCGGTCTCATTCGCCCTGGTGCCGTTGGTATTTCCTGTATCAAGGGTGTTGCTGTCAGCAAGGAAGGCGTCCGCCTTTACTCTGAGGTTATCAGCGAGAAACTCGGTATTTACTGTGGTGTTCTTTCTGGTGCTAACGTTGCAAACGAAGTTGCCCGTGAGCAATTCTGTGAGACTACTATTGGTTTCAACCCTCCTAATGAAGTTGATATCCCTCGCGAGCAAATCGCCGCCGTCTTTGATCGCCCTTACTTCTCAGTTGTCTCCGTTGACGACGTTGCCGGTGTCGCCTTGGGTGGTGCTTTGAAGAACGTAGTTGCCATGGCCGTTGGTTTCGCTGATGGTTTGGAATGGGGCGGTAATACCAAGGCCGCTATTATGCGTCGTGGTTTGTTGGAGATGCAAAAGTTTGCTACTACCTTCTTCGACTCTGATCCTCGTACCATGGTTGAGCAATCTTGCGGTATCGCTGACTTGGTCACTTCTTGTTTGGGTGGCCGTAACAATCGTTGTGCTGAAGCATTTGTCAAGACTGGTAAATCTTTAGAGACGCTTGAAAAAGAGCTCTTAGGTGGTCAACTTCTTCAAGGAGCTGCCACTTCCAAGGATGTTCATGAATTCCTTCTCACCAAGGATATGGTCAAGGATTTCCCCTTGTTCACTGCCGTTTATAACATTTCCTATGAAGACATGGATCCCAAGGATTTGATCATCGTCCTTCAACCCCTTAAGGAGGACTCTGAGAACGAGGGCGGTACTGAAACCGAGTaa